ttttattttttaatattggcAGTGATGGCATTCCATAGAAACAGTGGGTTTCATGAACCTTTAAGGACACCGACAGCAGCTAGTTACTTTCACATctgtttgtgtttgcatgtttaaagTGGCAAGGTGTATTTGTTTGTTCTGGTGCAGAAAGACACCATGGAAAGCTTGGTTCGTGTTCGTGCATCTGAGACAAGCCTCTCTATGTGCGCACCGAACACATCACTCAAGTAGTTCTTGTGTCTTTTAAATGCTCTATAACTGTCCATTAGCGAATCCCCACTGAACATGACTCCAGATCAgctcatagactgtataaaaacagtctATGAGAATCAGCGCCATTATGATGGCAACAGAATAACAGAGTCTGGTCTATTATTTCAccagataagacccttattcctcggctgggatcaTGTACATGCATATAACTACATTGAAACTGTAATTTGGAAGTTCAAACCTTTGGAAACCATaaaagtccactatatggagaaaaatcctggaatgttttcctcaacttaatttctttgcaactgaaaaaataaagacatgaacatcttggatgacatgggggtgagatAATTATCAAGagatttttattctggaagttaACTAATCCTTCAATCAAGCCCTCATTGGATTCCAGTGATCATTTGCTGCTCTTAAACTAGGGCCCATCAAGTCCAAATGAAATATATTGTCGCACACCAATATAtggcagcactttttttttttttttttttctggtgtacTATTAAACAGAGAAAATTATGTTGCTATAATTAcataaacagaattttttttaagatttacctaataacaaaaaaatggtaATGGGtccatttactttcatttagaaaaaaaggaaatatttatctgaaagtgtgtatgatacatataaaattttgtaaatatgtttgCACACTAGGCAATTCCGAGGTATATTCAAAGGTCCCAttttactattactactaatgcCTAATTATAAAGAATTTGTACACAAAATGTTACGTAGTTAACTGACTCACTGGTGTAGAGAAGAGGAATGTTGATGCAAGATGTTGGGTCTTCTTCATTGCAGACCAATTCAACCTTCAGACACGGGGACATTTAAACGAAAGATCATAGCTAAATATAGCCATTTTAGAAAAATTTATTATCAGGAACACTTATATTGGCATCTTCGTTGGcagaaaatcccagtaactgagcagattgtgaaatactcagactggcccgtctggcatcaacaaccatgccacgctcaaaattgcttcaTTCTGAAATTCTGACATGAGCTTCTTTAATACttttgaaattgattttaattataattgctattatattataaaaaatgagaCGTCATGTCTGTGTCTCCCAACTTTCTTTTGTTCAGCTGATTGagtttttatagttaaaaaaaacttagcaaattatgtaatttcaacatttaatgttatttttacttgaatTAATAAAAGTACTTTCAGTtgactaaaaatgtgtttttaaacagcatcaaaaggtaaaaaaaactactatatGCTTGATATTTTGGTCCaggttttatttcaaatcagcagCAAACACATTGGTAACTTTAGCCATACTCAttcttaaaaaagtaattaaatgagTAGgtagaagaagatgaagaaaaaaaaaacattcaaagtggCATCTCATTCAACCAGttctaaatactttaaaaaaatgataacacAAAATATGTTACAAAACAAGCAATATAAATTCAAGTTAAAGGAGTACGCTGACTTTTTGGGGCTTTAGCTTTTTCACCATGCACCCACCACAGGGTGAGGCTCCTTTGTCTGTTCGGTGTTGGCATGCTTCATTGCACATGCACCAATTTCATGGTCGTAACAGTGCGCATGCTCCAACCTCCAACCAAACTTGTTTGCATGTTAACTTGCATTTACAAATCGAATGTACAAATTAATACTAGGCTTGTCCAACGATTGTTGAACCAACTGTCTTTTCACTTTAAACCAACATTTTTGCATTAACTGTCCAGTTAACTAAAATATTATCATTAGTCTAACTTTTTGTGagctggactttttttttttttttacactttttttacacttttttttttttttacagtgcatgcacATTATGTTAATGATAAAAATGGACAGGTGAGTCACATCTCGTGGTTTCAAGTCAtgtaaaattgtttaattgtAATAAGTCAGAGACGTGAGATGTTTACTTGCAATTGCGAGAGAAAAATAAAGATTCAGATTTGTGAGAATATAAGTCAAATTTAGATAAAAGGGTTTCCATATTTATAGTCAGACCATTGAAACTTTTGCATACACTGCATCTCACtggatatttaaaattaatagcaGAATTGCTTTTTGCTAATTTAAACTAGGCTACTTCTCCCTGACACACTAAGCAACAGACATAACTGAAATCTTTTTTATGCTTAAGatttttgcacagtactgtaggtCACAAGCAGCCATGAATATACATTAATGctacatatgaaaataaattacgGAAACTTACCCTGGACCTGGAAATGCGGACCACCTCTGGCTCCGTCTCTCTTTAATCTTGTAAAACTGTACCAAACAACAGAGGGGGAGATGATTTGATCTCAGATACAAAAGTGAGATTATATCAGTTCAACATCTAAAATCCCCTTATTGAAGTGAATGATTAAGGGATAAGTGTAATATGATTAAGAGTAATATATCTTTCTCTGCAAAATTACATAATAgacttttcagtttcagttttgctTTTCTGTCAGTCATCAGACGACTCCGATCCGAATCCGTTTTCAAACCGGCAAATCCGCGTTACAGACACATCTGTTTCAGGGCTGTAACATGGATCCAGCCCAGGTGCGGTTTCAGTGGGCGGGAACTACAGTCGCAGAGCGGACCcgtagtagtacttattcaaacaacaagatatttatttatccttcgcaaaactttgttcagctgttgtctactgtgcggctgctgtggaacttcagttgattcaatgaatgtagagggggcggagttatcagcttactgacagcttgaggatcgaataagatttacacaagctcgttttaaggactttcatttgctaaatatttgtaaaatagacagacagaaaaaaataaacgaataaaaaaacaccaccaaaaaaagggcacttcggagtttaagggcaaaaagggcatgtgctctgcacaggttgagctcTACCTGTGTGCATGTGCCCGTGCAGCACCTTTAGGAAATATCAATTTACATCTGTACATAATATTACACAATGTattaaatgaactgaaaatggGCACTtgtcatttcacattttatttcacatatgcAGAGCTTCACACTTTTgcccagtgttgccaacttctttcaatggaaagtagctaaaccctgactgaaaagtcgctaaatgacGTCAcacgctaattagcatattcatgacgtaagtgcgtcatattatcttgccctttctgtgctcatgtaatgcattttaaggcAGCTAAAATTTTCAAtacaagtttttaattattatattttaatgtttctgttgtccgacaacggaattaatattataatgaatgaaacgcggtccattaagactacataaccagctctcaaatcCTATTTATGACaatgtctaatgaaatcacatacacataagattaagataatgattgtactgtgatttcggctatacttgtatgtaaaatagagttagaagcaacagaatatattttttaactgaaagtgctgctcctctctgctcgccGAACATAAcagatgcacagagagagaggcgTGTGTGCACGCTGggagagggatagagagagagggatagagagagagagagagagagagagagagagagagagagagagctcgtgcggcagtgtcggagagtctcagagactaaataaggtctgtcaaaaaaaaaaagtcgctatgggggtctgaaaagtcgctaagttggcaacactgctttTGCCGAGCATCTGCACAGTGTCAACGAACACCGGAAACAGCTGACGGACTGATCCACTGTCACATAGGGGTGAGGATGTGAGCAATTGGAATAACCTGATTCAGACATACAATACATATCCGTGAATCCATGTTCTTGTCcctgtgatgtttttaatttactATTTGAAAGCTTGGACGAGTCTAACAGAAGCGTGTCAAGTTCACACCGACCTGTCATCAGATGGTTCAGTCCGAGGATGGCTGCTGCTGTCGGGGTAAATAAACAGTCGAGCGCTTCGGCGATGGACGCGTGTGTGAGACACGGCCGCGGTACAACGACCACTGCGGTGAAGGTATGACGAATATTACTTAAATAACCACTGCACTAGGGGTTTAGCTCACACAAATCATGTGGAGGATAGTATTATTTTTGTCCTGCTGGAGTTCAATGAGCTGCTGCAGTGGGTTAGCACGCTAATCATAGCGTTCaacactaggggtgctccgatcacgatcagccgatcgttaatgcgcatctcgtcagtaaagccggttctctaatcagcagtaaattccatcaggtgcgtgatttcacatagatcagctgttactacacacctgatggaatgtaccactgattagagaaccggctttactgacgagatgcgcattaacgatcggccgatcgtgattggAGCACCCCTATTCAACACTGACTGTCACTACGTTCTTTATGTCAAACACTGTTACACGATCCTTTATAAACATATGACTTTCATTAAACATCAAGTGATATTAAATATCGTGTTGTATTCATGAATGCAAAGCTTTCTcagcaatcaaaaaacaaaaaactcgaGTGAGTTAGCTGGTTAGCTAAATGATCAACTGGAGTACTAGAAGAGAGGATGTGTCTCAAAGTCCTAAGATGCCTATTTAGTACCCTGCATAATAACATTGGACTGGACATGATTGTAATTTACTGAAGTATATGTTCACTTTTAATGCCTAACATGTGGAGTGTTTAATTAATgctaatttgtaaataataatttaaatattggttatttcaaatatatattcaatttttaTTAAGATATTCATATATTGTTTAGGGGGAGGggggaaatgctatttcatgcatactgagttttttttatactgttaaaggtgctgtagggaacttttgtaaaaaaatattttttacatatgtattaaacctgtcattatgtcctgacagtagaatatgagacagataatctgaaaaaaatcaagctcctctgactcctcccagtgtcctattgccatttgcagaaactccatcgctcccggtaagaaataaccaatcagagctgcggtccgtaactttgtttgtgttcaaaatgtagaaaaatgtatataataagcgagtacaccatgaatccattttccaaactgtgtttttggcttgtcctgaatcactagggtgcacctataataagtgtttatattcggactattttagattgcttcggtggtaccgcggcggagtaacccagtacctttgtgattcttcatagacataaacagagagaagtagttccggctacgatgttcttccgcaagatgcaagcagttctgttcattaaccgctagagcgtcaaaagttccctaccgcagctttaaagagttggattcccattctaaacatggataaagtttaaaaaattaagtggtacatttgaaggagtatttttgttccaagtttccaagtttcggaaagtttttttcgagtatggctctgtgtgacgttagatggagcggaatttccttatacttctcccggaagagcattcgctcccgtagagcagagtactgagagcacagacattcactgatcagagcgagagcgtcgcgaaatgacacaaaagaagtgtgtttttggttgccagggcaagacaaccctgcacagattaccaaaaaaaaaacattaagggaccagtggatggagtttatttttacagagcatcaatggagttgtgcaagtgtttttgtttgttccctgcattttgaagatgcttgttttacaaacaaggcccagtttgacgacggatttgcatatcgtttttttcttaaggataatgcagtcccaacgaaaaaggctcatgatcgtgtgttggaaccgcaggcggtgagtaaaactgcttcaaatatctctgcctccttgttagtgcgtcccctctcatgccagagacccgggttcgagccccactcggagcgagtcgttgctgatgctgctctcgttcagtttcagcctctggatctgattctggatcataaataaacggctgaatctgactgttagccatggtttgttttggatgatgtttttttcctcaaggtaatgtcacagcttccaaacgctttcaacgcaaaagcctactggcgctcgtgattctttagctccgcccacacgtcacgcctccagtggcTCGTGGTTTTCCGAAAAAAaacggcacagactatttttctcttataaatataataaaactaaagactttttggagatatgaggatgcagtactactctataggtactcaagattaacaggatattgagtgaaaatgagcatttcaccccccctttaattaataaaaaaactttgaCACTCAAGtcaaatgtaaatgtgtgaatTATTCCATTGAACAACAAATATCAAACCATGTAAGCACAAACTTTTCAAGCAAAACattgtattaattatataatttaatttatttattgttatttttttttcaaggtgtTGGAGTGCGGTGTCTGCGAGGATGTGTTTTCACTGCAAGGCGACAAGGTGCCGCGTCTGCTGCTGTGTGGACACACGGTGTGTCACGACTGCTTGACCCGTCTGCCTCTTCACGGCAGGGCAGTGCGCTGCCCCTTTGACCGACAGGCCACAGAGCTGGGTGAGTTCAACACTGCCTTTATATTCTTCAATCTAACAGTATAATCCTAATTTAAGGTTTTCTGTAGTGGAAAGCAATGTCTCACTCGATCTCATTTTATTCTCCAGGAGACTCTGGTGTGTGGGGCCTGAAGAAGAACTTTGCTTTGCTAGAATTGCTTGAACGGCTGCAGAATGGGGCCAGCAATCAGTCCGCCATGTCTGAGGATGTGCTTCGAGAGATGGGCGAGGTTAGAgatgggcatttttttttttattgttataggagtatttataaatgtgtacatctatacagatagatacatagatatttttatatagcACACCCTTTAATGGCTTCTTTTATAAAAAGCAGTAAATTAGGTTGTGTATCGTGGTTGTGTTGTATTGCATCACGGTTAAAGACTTTATTTTTTGCCGTGTCTTCATTAGTGTATTATCCGCTGTGACGAGGATGAGACTCACACTGCTTCCATGTACTGCACTGTTTGTGCCACACATCTGTGTGCCGAGTGCTCCCAGCTCACCCACTCCACCCGAACACTGGCCAAACACCGGCGTGTGCCGCTGGCAGACAAGCCCCATGAGAAGATGCTCTGTCCACAGCACCAGGTGCACGCCATTGAGTTTGTCTGCCTGGAAGACGGCTGCCAGCCTGGGCCGCTCATGTGCTGCGTGTGCAAGGAGTACGGGAAGCACCAAGGACATAAGGTTCAGAACTTTAACGCAacaattcaaaaacatttgttaGTCTTTAGGCTTATAATATTGGCTCGGGTTTCTTGATTCAGTTTGCTTCTCATTCACAAATTTGATTCAGTTTTGAATCCTTTATTGATTCTTAAAGTAAATTTACTGATTTCATTGAAATTTTAGTAATATAACAGTGCAGTTTTTAAGATGCATTGTTGCTTTAGGTTGCTAATGGCATTGACATATTTAAGAAATATCTAATATGGCTTAAATAATCATTTGCATTGGTGTCGTTTCTGGTGCATTAACACTGAagttggtttattattattttattattattgccatttaaaaatagttaaaataaaccttacttaaaataacttttttttaaattgaagtaaaataaatatttagttttatatttagtttttatttacatttttagtttaactttcattgtgttgttttttttaactataatagCACATACAGTCtattaaaaaacatataattcTGTATcagttatacaaaaaaagtagGTATTTAATTACCTGTTTATTTTACTTAATCAATTTGctattcattttattgtatttcagtttttctcagttTAGTTAGGTCAAATCAAATACAATGCCAGtgaatttttaatcaaatcagttcactgtcaatcaaacaattCTTACACCTGAGTTTGCTTGGTGAGGAACGTTCAGCAGAAAACACAGAATGGGAGAACCACTAAAATAATGTAGACCGAAACTATTACTGCATCCATTGAAAAATAACTTAAAACAGTGATCTAGTATTTAAGAATAGTTTTTGGATTATTCAGACATTTCTGATTTATTGCAAATTGGATATTTTGTACCTAGAccgatttaattttttaaatcttttttcatgaaaacattttgccagcatgctGTGCTGGAGGCTGAAGCCAACCAGATCCGAGCATCCATCCTGGACATGGCACACTGCATCCGTTCATTCACAGAGGAAGTGTCAGAATACTCCAGGAAACTGGTGGGCATCGTGCAGCAGATTGAAGGAGGAGAGCAGATCGTGGAGGACAGCATGGGCATGGCTCACACTGAACATGTATGAGCCTGTTTTTTGGTTGTTTATAATGGCCTAATGCATTTGTCTCTGAATACATTTCCTATGAACTCCTTTGTGGTTTCCTCTCAGGTTCCAGGAACAGCAGAAAGCGCCCGGTCTTGTGTGCGTGCCTATTTTGCGGATCTCCACGAGACGCTGTGTCGTCAGGAGGAGATGGCTCTGAGCGTGGTGGATGCACACGTCCGAGAGAGACTGATCTGGCTTCGACAGCAGCAGGAGGATATGACCATACTGCTGTCCCAGGTGTCCACTGCCTGTCTGCACTGCGAGAAAACCCTGCAGCAGGTACAGACTCAAACACCTGACACAATCACTGGGATCAGAAGCACTTCAGGCATTTGAGTTGCTTTATTTGTGTTTTCCACTAGGATGACTGCAGGGTCATTTTGGCGAAACAGGAGATCAACCGACTACTAGAGACACTTcagaaacagcagcagcagtttACAGAGCTGGCCGACCACATTCAGCTGGATGCAGGCATCCCCGTTACTTTCACCAAGGTAATTTTATCATTTTAGGACATGGCAAGTTTAGttcagacatttaaaaatgtatattctacatatatatatatatatatatatttctatatatatatatatttctatatatatatatatatatttctatatatatatatatatatataagggctgtcaaaaatagcgcgttaacggcgttaattagttgtttgtcgttaattacgtcaaatttttttacgcatttcaagcatgcgcagtgtgacaaattattcaggttaggaaagtctcgtcgatctctgaattctcaagatagtgacgaaaacaccgaagaagcttaaggttttaccccggttacactcaaatacattcatgccaagctcgataaacagagacgactttggtagttgatacgctggagcttcttcttcctgttatagcagtgatcctcaaatctggctcgcgagtttcctgcagagtttagcacagactccaattaaacacacctgcctgtgatttactaatgatcctaaagacactgattagcaaactcatgcgtgtttgattagggttagagctaaacttcgcaggaaagtggatctcgcgagccagatttgaggatcactgtgttatagcgtcctgtgtttcacactgcgcatgcgcagaacgcctacatgcaatgcagcgaaaattacagctgtttgggaaagcatatgcatttttacttggttttactggcacttgaagccttcagaacgtggaaatatcgatcctaaagtattgtggcagagcaaatgaacacctcccaaaaacaagagtgcccagagtgctgcttatgtgattgtggcgcatgtttgtgtttctgagttcactcttttgagtttctctatgcataatttcatagatatgtggctatatttaaccactggttcacctaaaactcttacactatctgtagttaaatggcatggtttgatatagtgctcaggtaaatttgatctaagtaaatgttaaacttttgaaattcagaaaaaaagaaccacatgatgaaacaatacatgaaaattatgtatctgtgtcctgttatttatcttttggtatgcatttcagaaaaaaaaatggttaggattcaggtgtagtggcaaatagtgattaatcatgattaatccactgaaaattctgattaatttgattaaaaattttaatcatttgacagccctaataaatatatatatatatatatatatatatatatatatatatatatatatatatatatatatcgaccAATCATGCTGTGggagaaggtgggatctacagatcatcaaagcaatgcaaatatgaaTGCATATAATGTTTAAGGGCTGTAGAGCAAATCAATAGGAAAGGAAAACTAAACCCAGACAAAAACAGGACCTATCATCATCATCCTAATAAAACTTATGAGTCCTTCTTTTCCCCAGGACAACCGTGTGCACATTGGTCCAAAAATGGAGATCCGAGTTGTGACTTTGGGATTAGATGGAGCTGGCAAAACTACTATTCTCTTCAAACTGAAGCAAGATGAGTTTATGCAGCCCATACCGACTATAGGTATCTTCATGAAACTGCAATACATCTACACAAATCCAAACATGCCTTGTTGTTTAGATAATCAGaggttttctttctgttttaggATTTAATGTTGAAACTGTTGAATACAAAAACCTGAAATTCACCATTTGGGATGTGG
Above is a window of Carassius auratus strain Wakin chromosome 35, ASM336829v1, whole genome shotgun sequence DNA encoding:
- the LOC113054049 gene encoding E3 ubiquitin-protein ligase TRIM23-like isoform X2 produces the protein MAAAVGVNKQSSASAMDACVRHGRGTTTTAVKVLECGVCEDVFSLQGDKVPRLLLCGHTVCHDCLTRLPLHGRAVRCPFDRQATELGDSGVWGLKKNFALLELLERLQNGASNQSAMSEDVLREMGECIIRCDEDETHTASMYCTVCATHLCAECSQLTHSTRTLAKHRRVPLADKPHEKMLCPQHQVHAIEFVCLEDGCQPGPLMCCVCKEYGKHQGHKHAVLEAEANQIRASILDMAHCIRSFTEEVSEYSRKLVGIVQQIEGGEQIVEDSMGMAHTEHVPGTAESARSCVRAYFADLHETLCRQEEMALSVVDAHVRERLIWLRQQQEDMTILLSQVSTACLHCEKTLQQDDCRVILAKQEINRLLETLQKQQQQFTELADHIQLDAGIPVTFTKDNRVHIGPKMEIRVVTLGLDGAGKTTILFKLKQDEFMQPIPTIGFNVETVEYKNLKFTIWDVGGKHKLRPLWKHYYLNTQAVVFVIDSCHRDRLMEAHSELAKLLTEKELRDALLLIFANKQDVPGAVSVEEMTALLSLHKLCCGRSWHIQGCDARSGMGLHEGLDWLSRQLVAAGVLDVA
- the LOC113054049 gene encoding E3 ubiquitin-protein ligase TRIM23-like isoform X1 — protein: MAAAVGVNKQSSASAMDACVRHGRGTTTTAVKDNAVPTKKAHDRVLEPQAVLECGVCEDVFSLQGDKVPRLLLCGHTVCHDCLTRLPLHGRAVRCPFDRQATELGDSGVWGLKKNFALLELLERLQNGASNQSAMSEDVLREMGECIIRCDEDETHTASMYCTVCATHLCAECSQLTHSTRTLAKHRRVPLADKPHEKMLCPQHQVHAIEFVCLEDGCQPGPLMCCVCKEYGKHQGHKHAVLEAEANQIRASILDMAHCIRSFTEEVSEYSRKLVGIVQQIEGGEQIVEDSMGMAHTEHVPGTAESARSCVRAYFADLHETLCRQEEMALSVVDAHVRERLIWLRQQQEDMTILLSQVSTACLHCEKTLQQDDCRVILAKQEINRLLETLQKQQQQFTELADHIQLDAGIPVTFTKDNRVHIGPKMEIRVVTLGLDGAGKTTILFKLKQDEFMQPIPTIGFNVETVEYKNLKFTIWDVGGKHKLRPLWKHYYLNTQAVVFVIDSCHRDRLMEAHSELAKLLTEKELRDALLLIFANKQDVPGAVSVEEMTALLSLHKLCCGRSWHIQGCDARSGMGLHEGLDWLSRQLVAAGVLDVA